The Saxibacter everestensis genome has a window encoding:
- a CDS encoding GAF and ANTAR domain-containing protein — protein sequence MVQAQVEQSVGEKLQDLLLNSGDITAFLDGLTAFSARYVAGSTKLYCGITLERRKRTATVASSDEEARRMDEIQLGFDDGPCLQALRTHSVVSAPDLRYEQRWPEYATAVLEHGLHSILAIPLELDDIAGAALNLYARDTNGFDDRAVDDAKAYAAEMSKALRLAIRLAKLTEVAEDREAAMESRTAIDIAIGIVMGQNRCTQSEAFEILRRASSNRNIKLRILADELVASIGRSTPETVFEE from the coding sequence ATGGTTCAGGCACAAGTGGAACAGTCGGTAGGGGAGAAGCTCCAGGACCTCCTACTTAACAGCGGCGACATCACGGCGTTCCTCGATGGACTGACCGCGTTTTCGGCCAGGTACGTTGCCGGCTCTACCAAGCTCTACTGCGGTATCACTCTGGAGCGCAGGAAGCGGACGGCGACCGTCGCGAGTAGCGATGAGGAAGCCCGGCGGATGGACGAGATTCAGCTGGGCTTTGATGACGGGCCGTGCCTGCAGGCGCTGCGAACCCATTCGGTGGTCTCCGCGCCCGATCTCAGGTACGAGCAACGCTGGCCTGAGTACGCCACAGCTGTTCTCGAGCACGGACTGCACAGCATCCTTGCCATTCCGCTGGAACTGGACGACATCGCCGGTGCGGCGCTGAACCTTTACGCCCGCGATACCAATGGTTTCGACGACCGAGCGGTGGACGACGCGAAGGCGTACGCGGCCGAGATGTCGAAGGCGCTGCGGCTGGCAATCCGGCTGGCAAAACTGACCGAGGTCGCGGAGGACCGCGAGGCGGCGATGGAATCCCGGACGGCGATAGACATCGCGATCGGAATTGTGATGGGGCAGAACCGATGCACCCAGAGTGAGGCGTTCGAGATCCTGCGCCGAGCATCATCGAACCGGAACATCAAGCTGCGAATTCTCGCCGATGAGCTCGTTGCCTCGATCGGTCGCTCCACGCCCGAAACAGTCTTCGAGGAATAG
- a CDS encoding metallophosphoesterase family protein gives MTTQLLLLADTHLPKRAKVLPEALWQAVDAADIVIHAGDWVSEELLDLLEKRSNRLLGCYGNNDGPGLRRRLPLITQAAIEDVRLAVIHETGPATGRERRMDEQFPDADAVVFGHSHIPWDTTTERGLRLLNPGSPTDRRRQPYCTYMTAEIDGDRLTVQLHEISRNATRH, from the coding sequence ATGACGACTCAGCTCCTGCTACTCGCCGACACCCACCTGCCGAAGCGGGCAAAGGTCCTGCCCGAGGCCCTCTGGCAGGCGGTCGATGCCGCCGACATCGTCATCCACGCAGGCGACTGGGTGAGCGAGGAACTCCTGGACCTGCTGGAGAAGCGGTCGAATCGGCTGCTCGGATGCTACGGAAACAATGATGGGCCGGGGCTTCGCCGCCGGCTGCCGCTGATCACCCAAGCCGCGATCGAAGATGTGAGGCTGGCGGTGATCCACGAAACCGGCCCGGCTACAGGCCGCGAACGGCGGATGGACGAGCAGTTTCCAGACGCCGACGCGGTCGTCTTCGGCCACAGTCACATACCGTGGGACACAACCACCGAGCGCGGTTTGCGGCTGCTGAACCCTGGCTCACCCACCGACCGTCGCCGGCAGCCCTACTGCACCTATATGACCGCCGAAATCGACGGCGATCGGCTCACAGTCCAGCTGCACGAGATCAGCCGGAACGCCACTCGTCACTGA
- a CDS encoding endo alpha-1,4 polygalactosaminidase codes for MRAFIRKTGQIAVVMIVLVGSVIGGIGTAQAVSVLPPVNAQFDYQIGGAYTPSASVGVVSRDRTASPVPGKYNICYVNAFQTQPDDETTWSGRNDDLILRDASGKKVGDPEWNEYLLDTSSNAKRTRIAAIVNGWIDECASKGFNAVEPDNLDSFTRSKRLLTKANNVALATSLAAHAHEKGLAIAQKNTTELGSTGKTSVGFDFAIAEECQYYGECSAYTSVYGKNVIEIEYTDNPRSAYSNACSAQGKNISVILRDRDVVTPGNSAYHYEHC; via the coding sequence ATGCGTGCTTTCATCCGAAAGACGGGGCAGATAGCCGTTGTGATGATCGTCCTCGTCGGCTCAGTCATCGGTGGAATCGGAACCGCCCAAGCGGTATCGGTCCTGCCACCCGTCAACGCCCAGTTCGACTACCAGATCGGGGGCGCCTACACGCCATCCGCCTCCGTCGGGGTAGTCAGCCGTGATCGTACGGCGTCGCCGGTGCCCGGGAAGTACAACATCTGCTACGTCAATGCGTTCCAGACTCAACCAGACGACGAAACGACCTGGTCCGGACGCAACGACGACTTGATCCTTCGAGACGCTAGCGGGAAGAAAGTCGGAGACCCGGAGTGGAATGAGTACCTTCTTGACACCTCATCCAACGCCAAACGCACCAGGATCGCAGCGATCGTCAATGGCTGGATCGACGAGTGCGCAAGCAAAGGTTTCAACGCCGTCGAGCCCGACAACCTCGACAGTTTTACTCGCTCGAAGCGTCTGCTGACCAAGGCGAACAATGTCGCGCTGGCCACCTCTCTCGCCGCTCACGCACACGAGAAGGGCCTCGCCATCGCGCAGAAGAACACGACCGAACTGGGATCGACGGGAAAGACCTCGGTCGGTTTCGACTTCGCCATTGCAGAGGAGTGCCAGTACTACGGCGAATGCTCCGCTTACACAAGCGTTTACGGCAAGAACGTGATCGAGATCGAGTACACCGACAATCCCCGATCGGCCTATAGCAACGCTTGCTCGGCGCAGGGTAAGAACATCTCGGTAATTTTGCGGGATCGGGACGTTGTGACTCCGGGTAACAGCGCTTATCACTACGAGCACTGCTGA
- a CDS encoding 1-phosphofructokinase family hexose kinase, with the protein MTIHTLGLTPALDVVYVLDRIELGAIHRPDTVIRSAGGKSLNVARALAKFERPVRAIVPLGGHIGDLVESLLHATSVEVERIPSAVETRMCMTSVDRSSGALTEFYEPVTCFDVPLDVIAERLATIQPGEWLTVSGGMPAGIAVSDIADLLAHERMRGVRLAIDVHGPALPAILTVSRPDLIKINRAEAKEATGLDDADTAASALLEFGCGVAVITDGEAGSIAKRSGEVAAVAPAADPGLYPVGSGDCYLAGLVTALADGRDLGSAVAFASAAGAANARVPGAAELDLKSLGALHDAAAATTTIHAAP; encoded by the coding sequence GTGACGATTCACACGCTTGGGCTGACGCCGGCACTTGACGTCGTATACGTCCTCGATCGCATCGAGCTAGGTGCGATTCACCGGCCTGACACAGTCATCCGCTCGGCCGGTGGAAAGTCACTGAACGTCGCGCGGGCTCTGGCGAAGTTTGAGCGACCCGTGCGTGCAATCGTTCCACTCGGCGGCCACATCGGCGACCTGGTGGAATCGTTGCTGCACGCCACCAGCGTCGAGGTTGAACGAATTCCCTCGGCTGTCGAAACCCGGATGTGCATGACTTCGGTCGATCGCTCAAGTGGCGCCCTCACCGAATTCTATGAGCCGGTAACCTGCTTTGACGTGCCGCTGGACGTGATCGCCGAACGCCTTGCGACGATCCAACCCGGCGAGTGGCTCACAGTGTCCGGCGGGATGCCTGCCGGGATAGCTGTGTCGGACATCGCCGACCTGCTGGCACACGAGCGGATGCGCGGCGTGCGGCTCGCCATCGACGTGCACGGTCCGGCTCTGCCTGCGATCCTGACGGTGTCCCGGCCTGATCTGATCAAGATCAATCGTGCCGAAGCGAAAGAGGCGACCGGACTGGACGACGCCGACACCGCAGCCTCCGCGCTACTCGAATTCGGTTGCGGAGTCGCCGTCATCACCGATGGTGAGGCGGGGTCGATTGCCAAGCGTAGCGGCGAGGTGGCTGCGGTTGCACCAGCCGCCGATCCCGGCTTATACCCGGTCGGTAGTGGTGACTGCTACCTTGCCGGTCTTGTCACGGCGCTCGCCGACGGCAGAGACCTCGGCTCGGCCGTGGCCTTCGCATCGGCGGCCGGAGCCGCGAACGCCCGCGTTCCCGGAGCCGCGGAGCTCGACCTGAAGTCGCTGGGTGCACTACACGACGCTGCGGCCGCCACCACGACAATCCATGCCGCGCCATAA
- a CDS encoding carbohydrate kinase family protein, translated as MSGVEVLVVGDANPDLLLTGDTIPRFGQAEQLLEGADLLLGGSAAIVACGLARLGVPSALASVVGSDQFGTFVLNYLRERGVDTSAVTISEALPTGVSVVLSKPHDRAILTFPGTIPALDAAGVRNAVERLEPRHVHVASYFLQPILATQLPELFGWLQERGVTISLDTNWDPTERWDGLEDILPLTSVFLPNRAEALSIASAITGDRVTDLDQAGKALSALGCRVVVKAGTDGGISFEHGSLTAQAPGLVLEVVDTTGAGDSFNAGYLAALSRGIEAEQQRLSLAATAGSLSVRALGGTAAQATENELTEALP; from the coding sequence ATGAGCGGTGTCGAAGTCCTAGTCGTCGGCGACGCTAACCCGGACCTGCTGCTCACCGGCGACACGATCCCTCGCTTCGGCCAGGCCGAACAACTACTCGAAGGCGCCGACCTACTGCTCGGCGGAAGCGCGGCGATCGTGGCCTGCGGACTCGCCCGCCTCGGCGTGCCCAGTGCCCTCGCGTCGGTGGTCGGCTCGGACCAGTTCGGGACTTTCGTGCTCAACTACCTTCGAGAGCGAGGCGTTGACACATCGGCGGTCACGATCTCCGAGGCCCTGCCAACTGGTGTGTCGGTCGTGCTTTCCAAGCCGCACGACCGGGCGATTCTGACGTTTCCCGGCACCATTCCGGCGCTTGACGCCGCCGGTGTGCGTAACGCGGTTGAGCGTCTCGAACCGAGACATGTCCACGTGGCGTCCTACTTCCTTCAGCCGATATTGGCCACCCAGCTGCCTGAGCTGTTCGGGTGGTTGCAGGAGCGCGGTGTGACCATCAGTCTCGACACCAATTGGGACCCCACCGAACGCTGGGACGGACTCGAGGACATCCTCCCCCTTACCTCCGTCTTCCTGCCCAATCGTGCGGAGGCGCTCTCAATCGCCAGCGCGATTACCGGTGATCGGGTCACGGACCTCGATCAGGCAGGGAAAGCGCTATCTGCACTGGGCTGCCGGGTCGTGGTCAAGGCTGGTACCGACGGCGGAATCAGCTTCGAACACGGATCGCTCACTGCCCAGGCACCTGGGCTCGTCCTCGAGGTGGTCGACACCACCGGTGCGGGTGACAGCTTCAATGCCGGCTATCTCGCGGCTCTGTCCCGCGGCATAGAAGCCGAACAACAACGCCTCAGTCTGGCTGCGACGGCCGGATCGCTTTCGGTTCGAGCCCTAGGCGGAACCGCCGCTCAGGCAACCGAGAATGAGCTGACAGAGGCTTTGCCGTGA
- a CDS encoding carbohydrate ABC transporter permease produces the protein MSTNVFEKVVTSSERVATRPEGGRRQKRRRGFSGWHFFLLPVAVLFLIPFIQMLLASLSPARELVTFPPPFIPSHLTLDGYIKLFTDTDVLLWFVNTVIVSAISILSNIVLCSLAGYGFARLKFAGRTFGFFAIVATIMIPTQLLMIPTYILFSKLGLLNGLGAAIVPWLATAFGIFLMRQFFLSLPAEIEEAGAIDGCNKLQIFFRIVLPLAKPALATLAIFTLLSSWNDLVWPLIAINNDQAFTLQLGIANFQSTRHTEWSLLMAGNLVATLPLILFFVFAQRQFIATMTFSGIKG, from the coding sequence ATGTCAACCAACGTGTTCGAGAAAGTAGTGACGTCATCCGAGCGGGTTGCGACCCGGCCAGAAGGAGGTCGACGGCAGAAGCGGCGCCGCGGATTCAGTGGCTGGCACTTCTTCCTGCTGCCCGTCGCCGTACTCTTTCTCATCCCCTTCATCCAGATGCTGTTGGCCTCACTCTCGCCTGCTCGGGAACTGGTCACCTTCCCGCCACCGTTCATCCCCTCGCATCTGACGCTTGATGGCTACATCAAGCTGTTTACAGACACGGATGTACTGCTGTGGTTCGTGAACACAGTGATCGTGTCGGCGATATCAATACTGTCGAACATCGTGCTCTGCTCGCTCGCCGGCTATGGGTTCGCACGCCTGAAGTTCGCCGGCCGCACATTCGGCTTCTTCGCGATCGTTGCGACCATCATGATCCCGACCCAGCTGCTGATGATCCCCACCTACATTCTGTTCTCGAAACTCGGACTGCTTAATGGACTAGGCGCAGCCATCGTCCCGTGGCTCGCCACCGCGTTTGGCATCTTCCTGATGCGGCAGTTCTTCCTCTCGCTTCCCGCCGAAATAGAAGAGGCAGGGGCAATCGATGGCTGCAACAAGTTGCAGATCTTCTTCCGCATCGTGCTTCCGCTGGCCAAGCCGGCGCTGGCCACTCTCGCTATTTTCACCCTCCTCAGCTCATGGAACGATCTGGTCTGGCCGCTGATCGCGATCAACAACGACCAGGCGTTCACCCTCCAGCTGGGCATCGCGAACTTCCAAAGCACCCGCCACACGGAGTGGAGCCTGCTCATGGCCGGCAACCTCGTCGCGACACTCCCGCTTATCCTGTTCTTCGTGTTCGCACAACGCCAGTTCATTGCCACGATGACCTTCTCCGGGATCAAGGGATGA